The window AGATTGTTTTTGTCTTTTTTTGGGCGTTGAATGGGTGTTTCTGTAGCATCAATAATAATTGTTTTATCATTAAAATAATCATTTATTAATGCTTTTTTACCAGCAAGTTGTTGAAAATCAGGATGTTTGATTAAAATATCTTCAATTCACTTGATATTTCGATAACAACTAGCTTCACTAATATCAAAACTTTTACCAAGATGAAAATAAGTACGATATTCTCGT is drawn from Spiroplasma endosymbiont of Asaphidion curtum and contains these coding sequences:
- a CDS encoding transposase family protein, producing the protein MKFDKFNFINDKELLRLTGIKQSTFNKMLNILKEAELKKFKRGGKNNKLSLENRLLMTLSYWREYRTYFHLGKSFDISEASCYRNIKWIEDILIKHPDFQQLAGKKALINDYFNDKTIIIDATETPIQRPKKDKNNLIQEKRKNTLLKHK